Proteins found in one Actinokineospora alba genomic segment:
- a CDS encoding class I SAM-dependent methyltransferase yields MKLDDTRQTIAETFDRTADTYDAVGVDFFGVFARQLLDDVGPIAGDDVLDIGCGRGAVLFPAAERVGPTGSVLGIDLSPAMVARTERDIADLGLDITVAVMDAQDPVLPGRLFDTILSSCVVFFLPDPIAALRAWHDLLRPGGRIGLTTFCGDDPRWSPVREVFGPYIPPEMIWSMVNPANPMASTENFESALGSAGFTSPSSVIREHEITFADPTHWVDWSWSHGQRLFWELIPPAEQPAVRAEVLSRLAPLRDPDGCVRMKQAVRYTVAHRP; encoded by the coding sequence ATGAAGCTGGACGACACACGGCAGACGATCGCCGAGACCTTCGACCGCACCGCGGACACCTACGACGCGGTCGGCGTGGACTTCTTCGGCGTCTTCGCCCGCCAACTCCTCGACGACGTCGGCCCCATCGCGGGCGACGACGTCCTGGACATCGGCTGCGGCCGCGGCGCGGTCCTGTTCCCGGCCGCGGAACGCGTCGGCCCGACCGGCTCGGTCCTGGGCATCGACCTGTCCCCCGCCATGGTCGCCCGCACCGAGCGCGACATTGCCGACCTCGGACTCGACATCACCGTCGCGGTGATGGACGCGCAGGACCCCGTGCTGCCGGGCCGCCTTTTCGACACGATCCTGTCTTCCTGCGTGGTCTTCTTCCTCCCCGACCCCATCGCGGCCCTGCGCGCCTGGCACGACCTCCTGCGACCCGGCGGCCGCATCGGCCTCACGACCTTCTGCGGCGACGACCCCCGCTGGTCCCCGGTCCGCGAGGTCTTCGGCCCCTACATCCCGCCCGAGATGATCTGGTCGATGGTGAACCCGGCGAACCCCATGGCCTCGACGGAGAACTTCGAGAGCGCCCTGGGGTCGGCCGGTTTCACATCACCTTCCTCGGTGATCCGAGAGCACGAGATCACTTTCGCCGACCCCACGCACTGGGTCGACTGGTCGTGGTCGCACGGCCAGCGGCTCTTCTGGGAACTCATCCCGCCCGCCGAGCAGCCCGCGGTCCGAGCCGAAGTGCTCAGCCGCTTGGCGCCGCTGCGTGATCCGGACGGATGTGTGCGGATGAAACAGGCCGTCCGCTATACCGTCGCCCACCGACCATGA
- a CDS encoding DeoR/GlpR family DNA-binding transcription regulator, whose protein sequence is MYAAERQQLIADRARAAGRVEVAGLAEDLGVTTETVRRDLDALEKHGVLRRVHGGAIPVERLRFEPELAARDAESTGEKQRIAKAALAELPAEGVILLDAGSTTARLAELVPADRDLTVVTNALPIALALANRGVNVLCLGGRVRPKTLAGVDTWALNALRDLYVDVAFVGTNGLTADRGLSTPDQAEAAVKSAMVTAARRVVVLTDSSKVGTECFARFATLDQVDVIVTDDRLSDAEAAEFEAAGPTVVRA, encoded by the coding sequence ATGTATGCCGCCGAACGCCAGCAGCTCATCGCCGACCGTGCTCGCGCGGCGGGGCGGGTGGAGGTCGCCGGGTTGGCCGAGGACCTGGGTGTCACCACCGAGACCGTTCGGCGCGACCTCGACGCCTTGGAGAAGCACGGTGTTCTCCGGCGGGTCCATGGCGGTGCGATTCCCGTGGAGCGGCTGCGGTTCGAGCCGGAGCTGGCCGCCCGGGACGCCGAGTCGACCGGAGAGAAGCAGCGCATCGCCAAGGCGGCGCTCGCCGAGTTGCCCGCCGAGGGCGTGATCCTGTTGGACGCGGGCAGCACGACCGCCCGGCTCGCCGAGCTCGTGCCCGCCGACCGTGACCTCACCGTGGTGACCAACGCGCTGCCGATCGCGCTGGCGTTGGCGAACCGCGGGGTCAATGTGCTCTGCCTTGGCGGAAGGGTCCGTCCCAAGACGCTGGCCGGGGTCGACACCTGGGCGCTCAACGCGTTGCGTGACCTTTACGTCGACGTCGCTTTCGTCGGCACCAACGGGCTGACCGCCGACCGCGGACTCAGCACCCCGGACCAGGCCGAGGCCGCGGTGAAGTCCGCCATGGTCACGGCCGCCCGCCGGGTCGTGGTGCTGACCGACTCCTCCAAGGTGGGAACGGAGTGCTTCGCGCGATTCGCCACCCTGGACCAGGTCGACGTGATCGTCACCGACGACCGGCTCAGCGACGCCGAGGCCGCCGAGTTCGAGGCGGCCGGGCCGACGGTGGTGCGCGCATGA
- the pfkB gene encoding 1-phosphofructokinase, with protein MIVTVTANPSVDRTIEIDSLQRGAVLRTRSALLDAGGKGVNVARALAANGVAATAVLPTGGAEGVQLTALLATAGITVVEVPIAGAVRSNITIAEADGTTTKLNEPGPRLDAAERARLVAATLDAAEGADWVVLCGSLPPGLPADFYADLTLRLRERGARVAVDTSGDALRAAVAGRPDLVKPNREELADLVGHEVRTLGDALSAAREVLDQGVATVVASVGAEGALLVTADGAWHAHSTFVEPRSTVGAGDALLAGFLAAGHLGPDALADAVAWGAAAAALPGSRMPTPAELDRAAVRCSPAFDPAATLTEN; from the coding sequence ATGATCGTCACCGTCACCGCCAACCCGAGCGTCGACCGCACCATCGAGATCGACAGCCTCCAGCGCGGCGCCGTCCTGCGAACCAGGTCCGCGCTGCTCGACGCGGGCGGCAAAGGCGTCAACGTCGCCCGCGCCCTCGCCGCCAACGGGGTCGCCGCCACCGCCGTCCTCCCGACCGGGGGCGCCGAAGGCGTCCAGCTGACCGCGCTGCTCGCCACCGCGGGCATCACCGTCGTCGAGGTGCCCATCGCGGGCGCGGTGCGGTCCAACATCACGATCGCCGAGGCCGACGGCACCACGACCAAGCTCAACGAGCCCGGCCCCCGGCTCGACGCCGCCGAGCGGGCGCGGCTCGTCGCCGCCACGCTGGACGCCGCCGAGGGCGCCGACTGGGTCGTCCTCTGCGGCAGCCTCCCGCCCGGCCTCCCCGCGGACTTCTACGCCGACCTGACCCTGCGCCTGCGCGAGCGGGGCGCCCGGGTCGCGGTCGACACCAGCGGCGACGCCCTGCGCGCGGCCGTCGCCGGACGTCCCGACCTGGTCAAACCCAACCGCGAAGAACTCGCCGACCTGGTCGGCCACGAAGTGCGGACCCTCGGCGACGCGCTGAGCGCCGCCCGGGAGGTGCTCGACCAAGGCGTCGCCACCGTGGTCGCCAGCGTCGGCGCCGAAGGGGCGCTGCTGGTCACCGCCGACGGCGCCTGGCATGCCCACAGCACCTTCGTCGAACCACGCAGCACCGTCGGCGCGGGCGACGCGCTGCTCGCGGGATTCCTTGCCGCGGGCCACCTCGGGCCCGACGCCCTGGCCGACGCCGTCGCGTGGGGCGCCGCGGCCGCCGCTCTGCCCGGCAGCCGGATGCCCACTCCCGCCGAACTCGACCGGGCCGCCGTGCGCTGCTCACCCGCCTTCGATCCCGCCGCCACCCTCACCGAGAACTGA
- a CDS encoding PTS sugar transporter subunit IIA, with the protein MPLITEDLVLLDLDSTDRASTTRALAERLHAAGRVTDVEAFLADVAAREAQMPTGLEGGIGIPHARSAAVAEPSLAFARSDDGVDWGAPDGPARLIFLIAAPDGAGGEHMKILASLARRLVHQSFKDALATAADPAAVVKLITEEVIDR; encoded by the coding sequence ATGCCCCTCATCACCGAAGACCTCGTCCTGCTCGACCTCGACAGCACCGACCGCGCCTCGACCACCCGTGCGCTCGCCGAACGGCTCCACGCGGCCGGTCGGGTCACCGACGTCGAGGCGTTCCTCGCCGACGTCGCCGCCCGCGAGGCGCAGATGCCGACCGGCCTCGAAGGCGGCATCGGCATTCCGCACGCCCGCTCCGCCGCGGTCGCCGAACCGTCGCTCGCCTTCGCGCGGAGCGATGACGGCGTCGACTGGGGCGCCCCCGACGGTCCCGCGCGACTCATCTTCCTGATCGCCGCGCCGGACGGGGCGGGCGGCGAGCACATGAAGATCCTTGCCTCGCTCGCCCGCAGGCTCGTCCACCAGTCCTTCAAGGACGCCCTCGCCACCGCCGCCGATCCCGCCGCGGTCGTCAAGCTCATCACCGAGGAAGTGATCGACCGATGA
- a CDS encoding PTS fructose transporter subunit IIC, whose protein sequence is MKLVAVTSCPTGIAHTYMAAEALEQAAKDAGHELLVETQGSAGMDPLSPQDIADARAVIFAADVEVRERDRFAGKPLVQAGVKQAINNPGELIAQAVGRAADGPSAVLVSKVDESGGVGTRLRQWLMTGVSYMIPFVAAGGLLIALAFLFGGAEVANKVNGGTFGGVEYAGVTDLSQLFATAGLPGVLFKIGAVAFSMLVPILAGFIAFAIADRPGLVPGVVGGLLATATGAGFLGGLLAGLLAGGVAYALTRISLPRALQAVMPVVIVPLISTAVVGTVMLLVIGSPVAAVQTGLTDWLTGMTGTGAVALGLLLGAMMAFDMGGPVNKVAYTFAVGTLASGTPSAAMAAVMAAGMVPPLGLALATVIRRKLFTDAERKAGEAGWLLGASFITEGAIPFAAADPLRVIPSIVLGSAATGGLTMLVGATSLAPHGGIWVVGLIGKPLFVVLAIAVGTVITAVCVLAAKSLRGSEKSAVAAVPATV, encoded by the coding sequence ATGAAACTCGTAGCCGTCACCTCTTGTCCCACCGGCATCGCCCACACCTACATGGCCGCCGAGGCGCTGGAACAGGCCGCGAAGGACGCGGGCCACGAACTGCTGGTGGAGACCCAGGGCTCGGCGGGCATGGATCCGCTGTCCCCGCAGGACATCGCCGACGCGCGGGCGGTCATCTTCGCCGCCGACGTCGAGGTCCGCGAGCGTGACCGGTTCGCGGGCAAGCCGCTCGTGCAGGCAGGCGTCAAACAGGCCATCAACAATCCCGGTGAGCTGATCGCCCAAGCCGTCGGTCGTGCGGCCGATGGTCCCTCGGCAGTCTTGGTGTCCAAAGTGGACGAATCGGGCGGCGTGGGAACCCGGTTGCGGCAGTGGCTGATGACCGGGGTCAGCTACATGATCCCGTTCGTCGCGGCGGGCGGTCTGCTGATCGCGCTGGCGTTCCTGTTCGGCGGCGCGGAAGTCGCCAACAAGGTCAATGGCGGCACCTTCGGCGGTGTCGAGTACGCCGGTGTCACCGACCTGTCGCAGCTGTTCGCGACCGCGGGCCTGCCGGGTGTGCTGTTCAAGATCGGCGCGGTCGCCTTCTCCATGCTGGTCCCGATCCTGGCCGGGTTCATCGCCTTCGCGATCGCCGACCGGCCGGGACTCGTGCCCGGTGTCGTCGGCGGTCTGCTGGCGACCGCGACCGGCGCCGGATTCCTCGGCGGGCTGCTCGCGGGTCTGCTGGCTGGCGGTGTCGCCTACGCGCTGACCCGGATCTCGCTGCCGCGTGCGTTGCAGGCTGTGATGCCGGTCGTGATCGTGCCGCTGATCTCCACGGCCGTGGTCGGCACCGTGATGCTGCTGGTCATCGGGTCCCCGGTCGCGGCCGTGCAGACCGGTCTGACCGACTGGCTCACCGGGATGACCGGCACCGGCGCGGTCGCCCTGGGGCTGCTGCTGGGCGCGATGATGGCCTTCGACATGGGCGGTCCGGTCAACAAGGTCGCCTACACCTTCGCCGTCGGCACCCTCGCCTCCGGCACCCCGTCGGCCGCGATGGCCGCGGTGATGGCCGCGGGCATGGTGCCGCCGCTGGGACTCGCGCTGGCGACGGTGATCCGGCGCAAGCTGTTCACCGACGCCGAGCGCAAGGCCGGCGAGGCGGGCTGGCTGCTGGGCGCGTCGTTCATCACCGAGGGCGCGATCCCGTTCGCCGCGGCCGATCCGCTGCGCGTGATCCCGTCGATCGTGCTCGGCTCCGCCGCCACCGGCGGGCTCACGATGCTTGTCGGCGCGACCTCGCTCGCCCCGCACGGCGGGATCTGGGTGGTCGGCCTGATCGGCAAGCCGCTGTTCGTCGTGCTCGCCATCGCCGTGGGCACCGTCATCACCGCGGTGTGCGTCCTGGCCGCGAAGTCGTTGCGTGGCAGTGAGAAGTCCGCTGTCGCCGCTGTGCCCGCCACTGTCTGA
- a CDS encoding HPr family phosphocarrier protein — protein MTECRVTIASAVGLHARPASLFVQAAAAQPVPVTIAKDGGTPVDARSILSVLGLDVRGGEEVVLSADGDEAFQALAALAAVLEVDHDA, from the coding sequence ATGACCGAGTGTCGAGTGACAATCGCATCCGCAGTGGGCCTGCACGCCCGCCCGGCGAGCCTGTTCGTGCAGGCCGCCGCGGCGCAGCCGGTGCCGGTGACCATCGCCAAGGACGGCGGCACCCCTGTGGACGCCCGCAGCATCCTGTCCGTGCTCGGACTCGACGTCCGCGGCGGCGAGGAGGTCGTGTTGTCCGCTGACGGCGACGAGGCGTTTCAGGCGCTGGCCGCCCTCGCGGCCGTCCTGGAAGTCGACCACGACGCATGA
- the ptsP gene encoding phosphoenolpyruvate--protein phosphotransferase, with amino-acid sequence MTSFSGIGVSPGVATGPVARLGEPPRLPAAQPAVGADDQDRAATALEETAAELERRAKLASPEAAEVLTAASMMARDPALASNVRDLVGQGIPAAWAVDRAIGGYRELLAAAGPYMAERVADLDDIRDRAVAQLLGLPMPGLPEPGYPYVLVAKDLAPADTALLDPAMVLAVVTERGGPTSHTAILAKSLGIPAVVACADAVSFVDGMPVVVDGGSGRVVVHPTEAEVAEVAALRAARVARAAVRGPGRTADGHPIALLANVGGPADAVSAAALDLEGVGLFRTEFLFLDRAEAPSMEEQRRVYRRVLEPLAGRKVVVRTLDAGADKPVPYACPDPEDNPALGVRGLRTSWRRPELLHDQLEALALAAGDTGTSPWVMAPMVATAAEAADFAEVARSHGIAKVGVMIEVPAAALRAASVLAAVDFVSLGTNDLAQYTFAADRQLGELAALLDPWQPALLDLIAATARAGQEAGKPVGVCGEAASDPLLALVLAGLGIESLSMAAVSVPDVRAALAERTIEQCREIAAAALAAESAVEAREAAARF; translated from the coding sequence ATGACCAGCTTCAGCGGTATCGGCGTGAGCCCTGGGGTGGCGACCGGCCCGGTCGCCCGCCTCGGGGAGCCGCCCCGGCTGCCTGCCGCTCAGCCTGCGGTCGGTGCCGACGACCAGGACCGGGCCGCCACAGCGCTGGAGGAGACCGCCGCGGAACTGGAGCGGCGGGCCAAGCTGGCGAGCCCGGAAGCCGCCGAGGTGCTCACGGCCGCGTCGATGATGGCGCGCGACCCGGCGCTCGCGTCGAACGTCCGAGACCTTGTCGGGCAAGGGATTCCGGCCGCCTGGGCGGTCGACCGTGCCATCGGCGGGTATCGGGAGCTGCTGGCCGCGGCCGGGCCGTATATGGCCGAGCGGGTAGCCGACCTCGATGACATCCGTGACCGTGCGGTCGCACAGCTGCTCGGCCTGCCGATGCCCGGTCTGCCCGAGCCGGGATACCCGTATGTGCTGGTGGCGAAGGATCTCGCGCCCGCGGACACCGCGCTGCTGGACCCGGCCATGGTGTTGGCCGTGGTCACCGAACGCGGTGGGCCGACGAGTCACACGGCGATCCTGGCCAAGTCGCTGGGCATCCCGGCGGTCGTGGCCTGCGCCGACGCTGTGTCCTTTGTGGATGGTATGCCGGTGGTCGTGGACGGCGGATCGGGCCGGGTCGTGGTGCATCCGACGGAGGCCGAGGTCGCCGAGGTCGCCGCCCTGCGCGCGGCACGGGTCGCGCGGGCCGCTGTGCGCGGTCCCGGTCGAACGGCCGACGGGCACCCGATCGCGTTGCTGGCCAACGTCGGCGGCCCGGCGGACGCGGTGTCGGCCGCCGCCCTCGATCTCGAGGGGGTGGGCCTGTTCCGCACCGAGTTCCTGTTCCTCGACCGCGCCGAGGCGCCGTCGATGGAGGAACAGCGCCGGGTGTACCGGCGGGTCCTGGAACCGTTGGCGGGCCGCAAAGTTGTGGTCCGCACGCTCGACGCGGGCGCGGACAAGCCGGTTCCCTATGCCTGTCCCGATCCGGAGGACAACCCGGCGCTGGGGGTGCGCGGACTGCGGACATCGTGGCGACGGCCGGAGCTGCTGCACGACCAGCTGGAGGCGCTGGCGTTGGCCGCGGGCGACACCGGAACGTCGCCATGGGTGATGGCGCCGATGGTCGCCACGGCAGCGGAAGCCGCCGACTTCGCCGAAGTGGCGCGCTCGCACGGGATCGCGAAGGTCGGCGTGATGATCGAGGTGCCCGCCGCCGCCTTGCGCGCGGCGTCGGTGCTGGCGGCCGTGGACTTCGTCAGCCTCGGCACCAACGATCTGGCGCAGTACACCTTCGCCGCCGACCGGCAACTCGGAGAGCTGGCCGCGCTGCTGGACCCGTGGCAGCCCGCGCTGCTCGACCTGATCGCCGCGACCGCGCGGGCCGGTCAGGAGGCCGGGAAACCGGTCGGCGTGTGCGGGGAGGCGGCGAGCGATCCGCTGCTCGCGCTGGTGCTGGCCGGTTTGGGCATCGAGTCGCTGTCGATGGCGGCGGTCAGCGTGCCGGATGTGCGGGCGGCGCTGGCGGAACGCACGATCGAGCAGTGCCGGGAGATCGCCGCGGCGGCGCTGGCGGCGGAGTCGGCGGTCGAGGCGCGCGAGGCGGCGGCCCGGTTCTGA
- a CDS encoding exodeoxyribonuclease III, with translation MRVATWNVNSVKQREPRLLPWLDQRAPDVVCLQETKLTDEAFTDLLGAKLADRGYEVALSGEGRWNGVAILSRVGLDDVSVGLANAPGFPHQEARAVAATCGGVRVHSLYVPNGRVPGSDHYEYKLEWLAALRAVVAAGPPEVIVCGDMNIAPTDADVFDPAAYVGQTHVTAPERAALADLQALGLSDVVRDRWPTETVFTYWDYRAGMFHQNLGMRIDLVLAGAPVASRVEAAWVDRHARKGTGPSDHAPVIVDLDEAPDGDIGPVVPPPSAGRPRRTVRLPQAR, from the coding sequence ATGCGGGTAGCGACGTGGAACGTCAACTCCGTCAAGCAGCGCGAGCCCCGGCTGTTGCCCTGGCTCGACCAGCGCGCGCCCGATGTGGTCTGCCTCCAGGAAACCAAGCTCACCGACGAGGCGTTCACCGACCTGCTCGGAGCGAAGCTCGCCGACCGCGGGTACGAGGTGGCGCTCAGCGGTGAGGGGCGGTGGAACGGGGTGGCGATCCTGTCGCGGGTCGGGCTCGACGACGTCTCCGTCGGGCTGGCGAACGCGCCGGGGTTCCCGCATCAGGAGGCGCGGGCGGTGGCGGCGACTTGCGGCGGTGTGCGGGTGCACTCGCTGTACGTACCGAACGGGCGGGTGCCGGGGTCGGACCACTACGAGTACAAACTCGAATGGCTGGCCGCGCTGCGGGCCGTCGTCGCCGCCGGACCACCCGAGGTGATCGTCTGCGGCGACATGAACATCGCGCCGACCGACGCCGACGTGTTCGACCCCGCCGCCTACGTCGGGCAGACCCATGTCACGGCCCCGGAGCGGGCCGCGCTCGCCGACCTGCAGGCGTTGGGCCTCAGCGACGTCGTGCGTGACCGGTGGCCGACCGAGACTGTCTTCACCTATTGGGACTACCGGGCCGGGATGTTCCACCAGAACCTCGGCATGCGCATCGACCTGGTGCTCGCCGGCGCGCCGGTCGCCTCGCGCGTCGAGGCGGCCTGGGTCGACCGGCACGCGCGCAAGGGGACCGGGCCCAGCGACCACGCTCCGGTGATCGTGGACCTGGACGAGGCCCCGGACGGCGACATCGGGCCGGTCGTGCCGCCGCCGTCCGCGGGTCGTCCTCGCCGAACCGTGCGGTTGCCGCAGGCTCGCTAG
- a CDS encoding SH3 domain-containing protein, which produces MRAFLRAAVVSVVLAASITVPSAAAAPTAARYAEHLTIGFVFGDDAHDTNPFWRGELTPTTVVSQSTSGPLWWKTTTTVLSGKARAARVNMPETERTGSVQLTVVQRPFLAPEVRYSAFDGWLTGTSWHAGAKGFSGTFTTTDGHSGPIAAVTDAKMAEPAQTTAAEYPFLAAVLTGPHKGALPIGDFHINQIGTYVGGNFLSTGGIYTVIGDTDGHLVLMHMVGYGAVVGVPDSFLGGQVLGGTFTGPSPGDGGTWGSIRTFHIF; this is translated from the coding sequence ATGCGGGCATTCCTCCGCGCGGCAGTCGTCTCCGTCGTGCTGGCCGCGAGCATCACCGTGCCCAGCGCCGCGGCCGCACCCACGGCGGCCCGGTACGCCGAACACCTGACGATCGGCTTCGTCTTCGGCGACGACGCCCACGACACCAACCCCTTCTGGCGCGGTGAGCTGACGCCGACGACCGTGGTCTCCCAGAGCACCTCCGGCCCGCTCTGGTGGAAGACCACCACGACCGTCCTGTCCGGCAAGGCCCGCGCCGCCCGGGTCAACATGCCCGAGACCGAACGCACCGGCTCCGTCCAGCTCACCGTCGTGCAGCGCCCGTTCCTCGCCCCCGAGGTCCGCTATTCGGCGTTCGACGGCTGGCTCACCGGCACGTCGTGGCACGCGGGCGCGAAGGGCTTCTCCGGCACCTTCACCACCACCGACGGCCACAGCGGCCCCATCGCCGCGGTCACCGACGCGAAGATGGCCGAACCGGCGCAGACCACCGCCGCGGAGTACCCGTTCCTCGCCGCCGTCCTCACCGGCCCGCACAAGGGCGCGCTCCCGATCGGCGACTTCCACATCAACCAGATCGGCACCTACGTCGGCGGCAACTTCCTGTCCACCGGAGGCATCTACACCGTCATCGGCGACACCGACGGCCACCTCGTCCTGATGCACATGGTCGGCTACGGCGCCGTCGTGGGCGTCCCGGACTCGTTCCTCGGCGGCCAGGTCCTCGGCGGCACGTTCACCGGCCCCTCCCCCGGCGACGGCGGCACGTGGGGCTCGATCCGCACGTTCCACATCTTCTAG
- a CDS encoding DUF6191 domain-containing protein translates to MLFALSLPGLVVLLIVLAAVERWSPWRRKDLPATTVGFEELDAFFSGGKRLELEDRKSQSLMRDDEESGAPPHLRVDLDGGAVRMVKRD, encoded by the coding sequence ATGCTCTTCGCGCTGTCGCTGCCGGGCTTGGTGGTGCTGCTGATCGTGCTCGCCGCTGTCGAGCGGTGGTCGCCATGGCGGCGCAAGGATCTCCCGGCGACGACGGTGGGCTTTGAGGAACTCGACGCGTTCTTCTCCGGCGGCAAACGGCTGGAACTGGAGGACCGCAAGTCCCAGTCCCTGATGCGCGACGACGAGGAATCGGGTGCGCCGCCGCATCTGCGCGTGGACTTGGACGGCGGCGCGGTGCGGATGGTCAAGCGGGACTAG
- a CDS encoding DUF5313 family protein produces the protein MAGNRPGPFRWLYFVYGGRLPDRYRDWVLHVATCPTWLVRAFGRGLMQLAPILGALLAGLVVFGGSWPLALGSTLLGFLVALRIILAFAQDNVDARVAQHGFPAGHATAIRRRRHAAEEAAKAARYRETWQT, from the coding sequence ATGGCCGGAAACCGCCCGGGCCCATTTCGGTGGCTCTACTTCGTCTACGGTGGCCGACTCCCCGACCGGTACCGGGACTGGGTGCTGCACGTCGCCACCTGCCCAACTTGGCTGGTTCGCGCGTTCGGGCGGGGGCTCATGCAGCTCGCGCCCATCCTCGGCGCGCTGCTCGCCGGTTTGGTGGTCTTCGGTGGGTCGTGGCCGTTGGCGCTGGGGTCGACGCTGCTCGGTTTCCTGGTCGCGCTGCGCATCATCCTGGCGTTCGCCCAGGACAACGTCGACGCCCGCGTCGCGCAGCATGGGTTTCCGGCGGGGCATGCCACGGCCATCCGCCGCAGGCGGCACGCCGCCGAGGAAGCCGCCAAAGCCGCGCGCTACCGCGAGACCTGGCAGACCTAG
- a CDS encoding peptidoglycan-binding domain-containing protein has protein sequence MGNPELARDSGETAWVEYLQQLLASKLEAEAAAGAVRLSPVDGLFGPLTEGSVRYFQQREGLPDTGIVDDATWQALEDTSAATATTASPIDLRIPVQLALHWDDTTIERMLQDFDTFDLATHPGARLTLGSGAGPLAGNGSVQLFNREIPLWRNWFLTETTRLTLDWSRDHGFELGLDNEAEFGVRPLRNVDIFIHGDLDLKWQPQEARGTVDWGGSLNLRWRFDMP, from the coding sequence ATGGGCAACCCCGAACTCGCCCGCGACAGCGGCGAGACCGCCTGGGTCGAGTATCTGCAGCAACTCCTCGCGTCGAAGCTCGAAGCGGAGGCGGCGGCGGGCGCGGTGCGACTGAGCCCCGTCGACGGCCTGTTCGGCCCACTCACGGAGGGGTCGGTCCGCTACTTCCAACAACGCGAAGGCCTCCCCGACACCGGCATCGTCGACGACGCCACGTGGCAGGCACTGGAGGACACCAGCGCCGCCACCGCAACCACCGCGAGCCCGATCGACCTGCGCATCCCGGTTCAGCTGGCACTGCACTGGGACGACACGACGATCGAACGGATGCTGCAGGACTTCGACACCTTCGACCTCGCCACCCACCCCGGCGCCAGGCTCACCCTGGGATCGGGCGCGGGACCGCTGGCGGGCAACGGGAGCGTCCAGCTGTTCAACCGCGAAATCCCGTTGTGGCGCAACTGGTTCCTGACCGAGACGACCCGCCTGACCCTCGACTGGTCCCGCGACCACGGCTTCGAACTGGGCTTGGACAACGAGGCCGAATTCGGCGTGCGGCCGCTGCGCAACGTCGACATCTTCATCCACGGCGACCTGGACCTGAAGTGGCAACCGCAAGAAGCCCGAGGCACCGTCGACTGGGGCGGCTCCCTCAACCTCCGCTGGCGCTTCGACATGCCATAG
- a CDS encoding CobW family GTP-binding protein, with protein MIPVLVVAGFLGSGKTTLLNHLLRARTGLRIGVIVNDFGSVNIDAMTVAAQVDSMVTLGNGCLCCAVDVSDLDDMLARLAKPDAPVDVIVIEASGLAEPPAMVKLVLGSTNPHVAYGGLVEVVDAAEFESTRERHPQLDKHLRYADLLLLNKMDRIDAAAGERVLALVRELAAGVPVVPTDHGRVDPHLLFDPVDRPDWAERQLSFDDLIEHEPHVHAEYESVTFESDQPMNPIRFARFLADRPAGLYRMKGYAHFGDGEQYALQTVGGYIDLRREPEPHGTRLVMIGAALDAELITKTLTDAVEPDPASLDPLDLLSVTRYVRD; from the coding sequence ATGATCCCGGTCCTGGTCGTCGCGGGCTTTCTCGGATCCGGGAAGACCACCCTGCTCAACCACCTTCTGCGGGCCCGAACCGGTCTGCGCATCGGTGTGATCGTCAACGACTTCGGCAGCGTCAACATCGACGCGATGACCGTCGCCGCCCAGGTCGACTCGATGGTCACCCTCGGCAACGGCTGCCTGTGCTGCGCGGTCGACGTCTCCGATCTCGACGACATGCTCGCGCGGCTGGCCAAACCGGACGCGCCGGTCGACGTGATCGTCATCGAGGCCAGCGGCCTGGCCGAACCGCCCGCGATGGTCAAGCTGGTTCTCGGCAGCACCAACCCGCACGTCGCCTACGGCGGCCTCGTCGAGGTCGTCGACGCGGCCGAGTTCGAGTCGACCCGCGAACGACACCCCCAGCTCGACAAGCACCTGCGGTACGCGGACCTGTTGCTGCTCAACAAGATGGACCGCATCGACGCCGCGGCTGGCGAGCGGGTGCTGGCGCTGGTGCGCGAGCTGGCGGCGGGGGTCCCCGTCGTCCCGACCGACCACGGCCGCGTCGACCCGCACCTGTTGTTCGACCCGGTGGACCGTCCGGACTGGGCCGAACGCCAACTGTCCTTCGACGACCTGATCGAACACGAACCGCATGTGCACGCGGAATACGAGAGCGTCACGTTCGAATCCGACCAGCCGATGAACCCGATCCGCTTCGCCCGCTTCCTCGCCGACCGTCCCGCGGGCCTGTACCGGATGAAGGGCTACGCCCACTTCGGCGACGGCGAGCAGTACGCGCTGCAGACCGTCGGCGGCTACATCGACCTACGACGCGAGCCCGAGCCGCACGGCACCCGACTGGTCATGATCGGCGCCGCCCTCGACGCCGAGCTCATCACCAAGACCCTCACCGACGCCGTCGAACCGGACCCGGCGTCCCTCGACCCGCTCGACCTGCTTTCGGTCACCCGATACGTCCGGGACTGA